The uncultured Ilyobacter sp. genome has a segment encoding these proteins:
- a CDS encoding GspMb/PilO family protein, with translation MNQRERVLSSVVVAVIVGYGGYVLVKTQLYDPREVLKESIRAERQNIEKLELRLGGADERVDEWRERTRATLGTDVTAAHAAFREDVALLLDRNKLTQGRRIAQRKESREKKGPREDFVELPLAVNVEGTLADLDNFLEDLAQRPYFVRVDKLELRAEHRKASGGRRGRDASADTEPQLAISLTLSTLLLPETKNVAHPTMDLEALNSPADPQTGEPVLAYAERLQEPDLTAYDEVAKVNLFKLFVEPKKVVVKTPDPPKEDKKDPPPVVKNTAPPPDPRRNAHKFVLEGVGVLDDGPIAYVINTDEPTSFPDTYRLNDEVDDGRLVLIVPDGIVVRVAASAGRHREPAKNYFYKLGDTFKQRVEVNPSEHAEIAKELSLVLRK, from the coding sequence ATGAACCAACGCGAACGAGTCCTTTCTTCTGTGGTGGTGGCGGTGATCGTCGGTTACGGCGGTTACGTGCTCGTGAAGACGCAGCTCTACGATCCGCGCGAGGTGTTGAAGGAATCGATCAGAGCCGAGCGACAGAATATTGAGAAGCTCGAACTGCGTCTGGGTGGTGCGGACGAGCGCGTAGACGAGTGGCGGGAGCGCACGCGCGCCACGCTTGGCACGGATGTGACCGCAGCCCACGCCGCGTTCCGCGAGGACGTGGCCTTGCTGCTCGACCGCAACAAGCTGACGCAGGGACGGCGCATTGCCCAACGCAAGGAATCGCGCGAGAAGAAGGGGCCGCGCGAGGACTTCGTCGAGCTGCCGCTGGCCGTCAATGTCGAGGGCACACTGGCCGACCTGGACAACTTCCTCGAAGACCTTGCGCAGCGCCCGTACTTCGTGCGCGTCGACAAGCTGGAGCTGCGCGCGGAACACCGCAAGGCATCCGGCGGGCGGCGCGGGCGCGATGCGTCGGCCGACACCGAACCGCAGTTGGCGATCAGCCTGACGCTCTCGACGTTGCTCTTGCCGGAGACGAAGAATGTTGCACATCCGACTATGGATCTGGAAGCGCTCAACAGCCCGGCCGACCCGCAGACCGGCGAACCTGTGCTGGCGTACGCCGAGCGGTTGCAGGAACCCGACCTGACGGCGTACGACGAGGTCGCGAAAGTGAACCTCTTCAAGCTGTTCGTCGAGCCGAAGAAGGTGGTTGTGAAGACGCCGGATCCGCCGAAGGAAGACAAGAAGGATCCGCCCCCGGTCGTGAAGAACACGGCGCCGCCGCCTGACCCGCGCCGCAATGCGCACAAGTTTGTACTCGAAGGTGTCGGCGTGTTGGATGATGGCCCCATTGCATACGTAATCAACACCGACGAGCCGACGTCATTCCCGGATACCTACCGGTTGAATGACGAAGTTGACGATGGACGACTCGTGTTGATTGTTCCCGACGGCATCGTGGTGCGCGTCGCGGCGAGCGCGGGGCGTCATCGCGAGCCCGCGAAAAACTATTTTTATAAGCTCGGCGACACCTTCAAGCAGCGCGTCGAGGTTAATCCAAGCGAACATGCCGAGATCGCTAAAGAATTAAGCCTTGTTCTTCGAAAGTAG
- the pilM gene encoding pilus assembly protein PilM produces MIKGSRKALCLDWDKRTLRIVVARFSGGEMTLEDAHSHRLPSAVNADEPEAMGAFIAEQLQRHGIKYNRVIVDVARDKAVINRMTVPPTPINELAAAVRFQAMRELPFSVDDAAIDFVVTERDDNGMGVEVLLAAVRKEVLTRLRDTCTAAGLAPARIGLRPYANVVALTHIPAMVDRNVLFVDVGPTTTEIDVVSAKTLAFSRAANVNVPMVGGEVDTEDSAVRVLREEGETTLTDAVCANAVSELMVEISRTLQAYRATDAAVELEQIVIAGGTGIEMALSGATDERFDLPVTLFDPTGALGVEDNEAMKLRAFSSTLGLAWGMEGEGLLELDFLNPKRTISRQEVLQKRMRVAGIAAAVVVATALGLVVWDRVSLNSELKGLKKQSADLVKQAKEDAQLLFKTYEADEWESEAQVAVWLDHLLRLTRSAVEPGKKMLVTDINFNFKNAGITMKLICTDWKVASEFVKQLNELTGPDGKPMYQAEQGAWQSVKTQYPQFKGKVDVSITLLDLEQRKTIKEREKEYRKLVRELG; encoded by the coding sequence GTGATCAAAGGATCTCGCAAAGCACTCTGCCTCGACTGGGATAAGCGTACGCTGCGCATCGTCGTGGCACGCTTCAGCGGCGGCGAGATGACGCTGGAGGATGCGCACAGTCATCGCCTCCCCAGTGCCGTCAACGCCGACGAGCCCGAAGCGATGGGCGCGTTCATCGCCGAGCAGTTGCAGCGCCACGGAATCAAGTACAACCGCGTCATCGTCGACGTCGCGCGTGACAAGGCGGTGATCAATCGCATGACGGTGCCGCCCACGCCGATCAACGAACTGGCCGCCGCCGTTCGGTTTCAGGCGATGCGCGAATTGCCGTTCTCGGTGGACGATGCGGCAATCGACTTCGTCGTTACCGAACGCGACGACAACGGCATGGGCGTCGAGGTGCTGCTGGCCGCCGTGCGAAAGGAAGTGCTCACACGGTTGCGTGACACGTGTACGGCGGCGGGGCTTGCGCCGGCGCGCATTGGCCTGCGGCCCTATGCGAACGTCGTAGCGTTGACGCACATTCCGGCGATGGTTGACCGCAATGTCCTGTTCGTCGACGTCGGGCCGACGACGACCGAAATCGACGTGGTCTCGGCCAAGACGCTGGCTTTCTCACGGGCCGCGAACGTAAACGTGCCGATGGTCGGCGGCGAGGTCGATACCGAAGACAGCGCCGTGCGCGTGTTGCGTGAAGAAGGCGAAACCACTCTGACCGATGCGGTTTGTGCCAACGCGGTCAGCGAGCTGATGGTCGAGATCTCGCGCACGCTGCAGGCGTATCGCGCGACCGATGCGGCGGTCGAACTCGAACAGATCGTTATCGCCGGCGGCACCGGCATTGAAATGGCGCTCTCGGGCGCCACGGACGAGCGGTTCGACTTGCCGGTTACGCTGTTTGATCCGACCGGGGCGCTTGGCGTCGAAGACAATGAAGCGATGAAACTGCGGGCTTTCTCGTCCACGCTTGGCTTGGCGTGGGGCATGGAAGGCGAAGGCCTGCTCGAACTCGACTTCTTGAATCCCAAACGCACGATCTCGCGGCAGGAAGTGCTGCAAAAGCGGATGCGCGTCGCGGGTATCGCCGCCGCAGTTGTTGTCGCGACTGCCCTGGGTCTGGTGGTCTGGGATCGCGTCAGTCTGAACAGCGAACTGAAAGGCCTGAAGAAACAGAGTGCTGATCTGGTCAAGCAGGCCAAAGAAGATGCCCAACTGCTGTTCAAGACCTATGAGGCCGACGAGTGGGAATCGGAAGCCCAGGTCGCCGTCTGGCTTGACCATTTGCTGCGGCTGACGCGTTCGGCGGTCGAGCCGGGCAAGAAGATGCTGGTGACCGACATCAATTTCAACTTCAAGAACGCCGGCATCACGATGAAGCTGATATGCACCGACTGGAAGGTGGCCAGCGAATTCGTCAAGCAGCTCAACGAGCTGACCGGTCCGGACGGCAAGCCGATGTACCAGGCCGAGCAGGGGGCTTGGCAGAGTGTGAAGACGCAGTACCCGCAGTTCAAGGGCAAGGTGGACGTATCGATTACGTTGCTCGACCTGGAGCAGCGCAAGACGATCAAGGAACGTGAAAAAGAGTACCGCAAGCTCGTGCGCGAGCTTGGCTGA
- a CDS encoding secretin N-terminal domain-containing protein, giving the protein MKITNKVSTDRAPGDGGSRNVACILEGGSMVSRTILRGIIIPLLIAVFSFSGVASATAQTSQPANEKDKQPSVSPKKPTQPAPRISPRTRDRARSGGARGRSSSQPTSTPATYPATQEAQDRLSKFQDLQEVAEENGKHLETSQPAHDDPNTEAAKPDETERDRQVREARMEARRRALEEAGRLDAARELARRQHEMEEREEEATTPRESQPPYGSTPIAVPPAAGIIKPEAKPGRHVTPVKLPGEDEPVAADEGAEEESEGEVEPPPSKDGRDYFISFYETPWEDVVNHYAKLIGKPIMGDMAVFGELTYETDRRFTREEMLDELNFLLIEQGSFIVEHEDYIYVVPVSELSKQLELDARYGSRAAFEAAKLRDYQICEVLIRIKDRPAEELRDMLSPSMPDRALPVVVGDTNCIKITGLATDVRRFLGLLDTVDAGDYDPRTTKFIKVETNVSQIEAMVRERFDIGQAQRRYNRETRQFETVDGGDSDVVLIADERTKNLIVRATPHKLEQIEEFIKQIDNAPDLGEFKTTVIAIKYGSATDISRLLNQILQQEQGQTSRAPTRPTRTSRNTRGRSNSRRPNQQQTQTPNPEDIIVEDIYERAKKTVRIVADERTNNLVVYANDDGLQRVQEILDQIDQRVPSNYKLIKLEFADAQQIQPTVEQIARGLSSSGGRGRGGPNIVADSNMNALHVMAEREEMGKIEEIIAELDVEGIEDQWHFVELQKLKPSEAVRYAQPFLSSGGAVQSRGGRRVRSTGASPTAQLIPLDSANTLIVICSDEEWEKVEKVLTLADEKAISDKPEIRFFAIENGSPEAIADTVTQLYGNYTHPVLGRSRSFVDTLGNEIVVQAVGPALEEIESLIKSLDRKIEGKPLVVVPLVHADATDVAQIAQGLLPADSRGRRGRGSSTTASVQPDPVTNSLIIQADQITVDRIKEFVTEREEQVQAQQPERRYYSLRHASSRDVVTAISQLFGGMTSSRRGRVPTGTQIKTVIVGNQVVVDAPAEKQIEIAALVAQLDELSDKGVTTRLLKLPGADVRSIAGRLTNAFRDRVRTQGVVARFEADTLTESILMSVSSDVQEDAEKLLAEYKELTSEHVWQIEKYQLKHANAAEASRWLREQLISLVSQQMSSQVVRQIKVTADVRTNRIFINAPEVAAKQGLLLLEQYDTPVEQAPEPPMDVWTVELPGLDVRNLASQLQRSLNELTRQRPDRLRASVNADQLTNTLIFSAPSDMRTKIDELVADFSKQTEDMTPVQKFIEIKNADATYIANQVRSILGDLISKKRGRSAAQQVSIQPDTRLNTIVLSAPKFAVEMAESLIAQLDREPIDANQIQTIALNNADANQVVSILRTIFNEKIRAKTMQISVEPLTNSLIVGANKEDFTEIEKWVSDLDESAATMVTEPVIIELKNANPWEVNTVLQQTFVQQGRGRRVQPGKEIKISIVAGRSLVVQAPPEKLEEIKQLAAKLDEIGQDQMVVRRFEVPGFGTQLNQLARQIQDAVNRKITGREQRISVTSVPQADTLIVTATEKYLPDVEAAMEQFKDLYKPLSMKTIRLLAADANMIYNALNQLLRDDIRAGKLQLGVEGMTNSIIVRANETDMAEIVTRIEEFDSAAEEAVVPPRIFELKNANPWEVRTVLHATFLQSGSARRRGGMEIRFDVVGGRSIVAKAPANQMKQIEALIAELDEMVSNKAEMRTYVMAGMGNRLNDFARQLQNAMNQQQQARDRRVSVTTYTPAEALIVTAQTDQFEQVEKLMEELKPLMAITKAKMQFFSLEYVDGNQIVNTVRDLVQKRSMAEGRRGSQDFSVSADARTNRLIVFAPEGIMPEVQQVVTELDIPVEEDDVFTIELKYADPWEVRNMINDVFGYRGSRRGQAQSEQVYVTVSNSTLIVKAPPKKLEQIQALLAKIDVEDMGGLQIKTYQLKVLNAQTVASQVQMFLRSMGSVSRRGQMQPGAFAEPTTNTLVVIAPPEKLPFIEALITQIEAMGEGDQATTEAYVLKNARADQVQRHVDQMLKAKVAEREGATRGRSVQQKTAVMADTETNRLFVFAPGEYQELAGEMIRMIDEEIDTGEIVHIIQLENGDCNAVAQTINQMMQGTGRGRSAVPQKVKVVSDASSNSILLSGLPKDVAEIESLVKELETASDSIPEIRYFTLEYALPFEVADVVSSMFPSGRSAAEAVSVSEDDYYNRVLITANKRKMRQIEKVIEQLDMPPEESEDSGLLAGGKELHFIEIYRGDAWEIAYDVADFFPPEDRGGPRIESDWFGEYITVICRPGEIDKIEKMIRQFEKRAKPEIVMRAIEFKGEADKLFEYLDARQLEYELDRATKKRDEDESIIIDLHPEQADENKKPAKENVRREKREEESKQVSQGGASPQLFGGVVLTALFDDAQQEPEADEAARSAQG; this is encoded by the coding sequence ATGAAGATAACCAACAAAGTCAGTACGGATCGGGCCCCCGGCGACGGCGGCTCGCGAAACGTCGCATGCATCCTCGAAGGTGGTAGCATGGTGTCTCGAACGATTCTGCGCGGAATCATCATTCCGCTGTTGATCGCGGTGTTCTCGTTCAGTGGTGTTGCTTCGGCAACCGCACAAACCAGCCAACCGGCAAACGAGAAGGATAAACAACCTTCCGTCTCTCCCAAGAAGCCCACGCAACCGGCGCCGCGCATCAGTCCGCGCACGCGCGATCGGGCGCGTTCGGGTGGGGCGCGCGGAAGATCGTCGTCGCAACCGACGTCGACGCCGGCGACCTATCCTGCCACACAAGAAGCGCAGGATCGACTCAGCAAGTTCCAGGACTTGCAGGAGGTCGCCGAAGAGAACGGCAAGCATCTCGAAACCAGCCAGCCGGCGCATGACGATCCGAACACCGAGGCCGCCAAGCCCGACGAGACCGAACGCGATCGCCAGGTACGCGAGGCACGCATGGAAGCACGCCGCCGCGCGCTCGAGGAGGCCGGTCGCCTCGACGCCGCCCGCGAACTGGCCCGTCGCCAACACGAGATGGAAGAGCGCGAAGAGGAAGCGACCACGCCGCGCGAATCGCAGCCGCCGTACGGCTCGACGCCGATTGCCGTTCCGCCTGCGGCCGGCATCATCAAGCCCGAAGCCAAACCCGGCCGCCATGTGACGCCGGTCAAGCTTCCCGGTGAAGACGAACCGGTCGCCGCGGACGAAGGTGCCGAAGAGGAAAGCGAAGGCGAAGTTGAGCCGCCGCCGAGCAAAGACGGCCGCGACTACTTCATCTCGTTCTACGAGACGCCGTGGGAAGACGTGGTGAACCACTACGCCAAGCTGATCGGCAAACCGATCATGGGCGACATGGCGGTCTTTGGCGAACTGACCTACGAGACCGACCGCCGCTTCACGCGGGAAGAGATGCTCGACGAACTCAACTTCCTTCTGATCGAGCAGGGCTCGTTTATTGTCGAGCATGAAGATTACATCTACGTCGTACCGGTCAGCGAACTTTCAAAGCAGCTTGAACTCGACGCACGCTACGGGAGCCGCGCGGCATTCGAGGCTGCCAAGCTGCGCGACTACCAGATCTGCGAAGTGTTGATCCGGATCAAGGATCGGCCCGCCGAGGAACTCCGCGACATGCTCAGTCCGTCGATGCCCGACCGCGCTCTGCCGGTCGTCGTCGGCGATACGAACTGCATCAAGATCACCGGTCTGGCAACCGACGTCCGCCGTTTCCTCGGGTTGCTCGATACGGTTGATGCCGGCGACTACGACCCGCGCACGACAAAGTTCATCAAGGTTGAGACCAACGTCAGTCAGATCGAGGCGATGGTGCGCGAGCGGTTCGACATCGGCCAGGCGCAGCGGCGTTACAATCGCGAGACGCGCCAGTTCGAGACGGTCGACGGCGGCGATTCCGACGTTGTGTTGATTGCCGACGAGCGCACCAAGAACCTGATCGTGCGCGCGACGCCGCACAAGCTGGAGCAGATCGAAGAGTTCATCAAGCAGATCGACAACGCCCCCGACCTGGGCGAATTCAAGACCACCGTCATCGCGATCAAGTACGGCAGCGCGACGGACATCTCGCGACTGCTGAACCAGATCCTGCAACAGGAGCAGGGGCAGACCAGCCGGGCGCCCACGCGACCGACGCGGACCTCGCGCAACACGCGCGGCCGCTCGAATAGCCGACGGCCAAACCAGCAGCAAACGCAGACGCCGAATCCGGAAGACATCATTGTCGAGGACATCTACGAGCGGGCCAAAAAGACCGTCCGCATCGTGGCCGATGAACGCACGAATAACCTTGTCGTCTACGCCAACGACGACGGCTTGCAGCGCGTGCAGGAGATTCTCGACCAGATCGACCAGCGGGTGCCCAGCAATTACAAGCTGATCAAACTCGAATTCGCCGACGCGCAGCAGATTCAGCCGACCGTCGAGCAGATCGCCCGCGGGTTATCCAGCAGTGGCGGTCGTGGTCGCGGCGGTCCGAACATTGTCGCCGACAGCAACATGAACGCGTTGCACGTCATGGCCGAGCGCGAGGAGATGGGCAAGATCGAAGAGATCATTGCCGAACTCGACGTCGAAGGCATCGAAGACCAGTGGCACTTTGTCGAGTTGCAGAAGCTCAAGCCCAGCGAAGCGGTGCGCTACGCCCAGCCGTTCCTCTCGAGCGGCGGTGCCGTGCAGTCACGCGGCGGCCGGCGTGTGCGCAGCACGGGGGCTTCGCCCACGGCGCAGCTCATCCCGCTCGATAGTGCCAACACGCTGATCGTGATCTGCTCCGACGAGGAATGGGAGAAAGTCGAGAAGGTCTTGACGCTGGCTGATGAGAAGGCCATCAGCGACAAGCCGGAGATTCGCTTCTTTGCCATCGAGAATGGTAGCCCGGAGGCCATCGCCGATACGGTCACGCAACTTTACGGCAACTACACGCACCCGGTCCTCGGCCGCAGCCGTTCGTTTGTCGATACGCTCGGCAACGAGATCGTCGTGCAGGCCGTCGGGCCGGCGCTCGAAGAAATCGAGTCACTGATCAAGTCGCTCGATCGCAAGATTGAGGGCAAGCCGCTGGTGGTCGTGCCGCTTGTTCACGCGGACGCGACCGACGTAGCCCAGATTGCCCAAGGGCTTCTGCCGGCGGATTCGCGCGGCCGCCGTGGACGCGGAAGCAGCACCACGGCCAGCGTGCAGCCCGACCCGGTCACCAATTCGCTGATCATCCAGGCCGACCAGATCACGGTCGATCGCATAAAGGAGTTCGTCACCGAACGCGAGGAGCAGGTCCAGGCCCAGCAGCCCGAGCGGCGTTACTACAGTCTTAGACACGCCAGCTCGCGTGACGTCGTCACGGCGATCTCGCAACTCTTCGGCGGCATGACCAGCAGTCGTCGCGGGCGGGTTCCGACCGGTACGCAGATCAAGACGGTCATCGTCGGCAACCAGGTGGTAGTCGATGCCCCGGCCGAGAAGCAGATCGAGATCGCGGCGCTCGTCGCGCAGCTCGATGAGCTGAGCGACAAGGGCGTCACGACGCGCTTGCTCAAGCTGCCTGGTGCGGACGTCCGTTCGATCGCCGGCCGGCTGACGAATGCGTTTCGCGATCGCGTGCGAACGCAGGGCGTGGTGGCTCGTTTCGAGGCCGATACGCTGACCGAGTCGATCCTGATGTCCGTGTCGAGCGACGTGCAGGAAGACGCCGAGAAGCTGCTGGCCGAGTACAAGGAACTGACCAGCGAGCACGTGTGGCAGATTGAGAAGTACCAACTCAAGCACGCCAACGCGGCGGAAGCGTCCCGCTGGTTGCGCGAGCAGCTCATCAGTCTGGTCTCGCAGCAGATGTCGTCGCAGGTTGTACGCCAGATCAAGGTCACGGCGGACGTGCGTACCAACCGCATCTTCATCAATGCGCCGGAGGTTGCCGCGAAGCAGGGCCTGTTGTTGCTGGAACAATACGATACGCCGGTCGAGCAGGCCCCCGAGCCGCCGATGGATGTGTGGACGGTCGAATTGCCGGGCCTCGACGTACGCAACCTCGCGTCGCAGTTGCAGCGCTCGCTGAACGAACTGACCCGGCAGCGGCCGGACCGCCTGCGGGCCAGCGTCAATGCCGATCAGCTTACCAACACGCTGATCTTTAGTGCCCCGAGCGACATGAGGACTAAGATCGACGAACTCGTGGCGGACTTCTCGAAACAGACCGAGGACATGACGCCGGTCCAGAAGTTCATCGAGATCAAGAACGCCGACGCGACCTATATCGCGAATCAGGTCCGCAGCATTCTGGGCGACCTGATCAGCAAGAAGCGTGGCCGCAGTGCTGCCCAGCAGGTCAGCATCCAACCCGACACGCGACTTAACACGATTGTGCTCAGCGCGCCGAAGTTCGCGGTTGAGATGGCCGAAAGCCTGATCGCGCAGCTCGATCGCGAGCCGATCGATGCCAACCAGATTCAGACGATCGCGTTGAACAACGCCGACGCTAACCAGGTTGTGAGCATTCTGCGGACTATCTTCAACGAGAAGATTCGCGCCAAGACGATGCAGATCAGCGTCGAGCCGCTCACCAACTCACTGATCGTTGGTGCCAACAAGGAAGACTTCACCGAGATCGAGAAGTGGGTCAGCGATCTGGACGAGAGTGCGGCGACGATGGTTACTGAACCGGTCATCATCGAGCTGAAGAATGCCAATCCGTGGGAGGTCAACACGGTCCTGCAGCAGACGTTCGTGCAGCAGGGACGCGGGCGACGCGTGCAGCCGGGCAAGGAAATCAAGATCTCGATTGTCGCCGGCCGCAGCCTGGTGGTGCAGGCTCCGCCGGAGAAGTTGGAAGAGATTAAGCAGTTGGCCGCGAAGCTGGACGAGATCGGCCAGGACCAGATGGTCGTGCGTCGCTTTGAGGTGCCAGGCTTCGGTACGCAGCTCAATCAGCTTGCCCGCCAGATCCAGGATGCCGTCAATCGGAAGATTACGGGCCGCGAGCAGCGCATCAGCGTTACTTCCGTGCCGCAGGCCGACACGTTGATTGTCACGGCCACCGAAAAGTACCTGCCCGACGTCGAAGCGGCGATGGAGCAGTTCAAGGATCTGTACAAGCCGCTTTCGATGAAGACCATCCGGTTGTTGGCTGCTGATGCGAACATGATCTACAACGCGCTGAATCAGTTGCTGCGTGACGACATTCGTGCCGGCAAGCTGCAACTCGGCGTCGAGGGCATGACCAACTCGATCATCGTCAGGGCCAACGAAACGGACATGGCGGAGATCGTCACGCGGATTGAAGAGTTTGATTCAGCTGCGGAAGAGGCCGTCGTTCCACCGCGAATCTTCGAACTCAAGAATGCGAACCCGTGGGAAGTCCGCACCGTTTTGCACGCAACATTCCTGCAATCCGGCTCGGCGCGTCGTCGGGGTGGTATGGAGATTCGCTTCGACGTAGTGGGGGGCCGCAGCATCGTGGCCAAGGCGCCGGCGAACCAAATGAAACAGATCGAGGCCCTCATTGCGGAACTGGATGAAATGGTCTCGAACAAGGCGGAAATGCGCACGTATGTGATGGCCGGGATGGGGAACCGGCTAAACGACTTTGCGCGGCAATTGCAGAATGCGATGAACCAGCAGCAGCAGGCGCGTGACCGACGCGTCTCTGTAACGACCTATACGCCGGCGGAAGCGTTGATCGTGACGGCCCAAACGGATCAGTTCGAGCAGGTCGAGAAGCTGATGGAGGAACTGAAGCCGTTGATGGCCATTACCAAGGCCAAGATGCAGTTCTTCTCGCTCGAATATGTTGACGGGAATCAGATTGTCAATACGGTTCGCGATCTCGTACAGAAACGCAGCATGGCCGAGGGGCGCCGCGGATCACAGGATTTCTCCGTTTCGGCCGACGCACGCACCAATCGCCTGATTGTCTTTGCCCCCGAAGGGATCATGCCCGAAGTGCAGCAAGTCGTGACCGAACTCGACATCCCGGTCGAAGAGGACGACGTCTTCACGATCGAGCTCAAGTACGCCGATCCGTGGGAAGTCCGCAACATGATCAACGACGTGTTCGGCTACCGTGGCAGTCGTCGAGGTCAGGCGCAAAGCGAGCAGGTGTACGTCACGGTCAGCAACAGCACGCTGATCGTGAAAGCCCCGCCGAAGAAGCTGGAGCAGATTCAGGCGCTGCTGGCCAAGATCGACGTCGAGGATATGGGCGGGCTCCAGATTAAGACGTACCAGCTCAAGGTGCTCAACGCCCAGACCGTTGCCAGCCAGGTGCAGATGTTCCTGCGCAGTATGGGCAGCGTCAGTCGTCGCGGCCAGATGCAGCCGGGCGCCTTTGCCGAACCGACGACGAACACGCTGGTGGTCATTGCCCCGCCGGAGAAGCTGCCCTTTATCGAGGCCCTCATCACGCAGATCGAGGCGATGGGCGAGGGCGATCAGGCCACGACCGAGGCGTATGTGCTCAAGAACGCCCGGGCCGACCAGGTGCAGCGACACGTCGATCAGATGCTCAAGGCCAAGGTCGCCGAGCGCGAAGGCGCCACCCGCGGCCGTTCGGTGCAGCAGAAGACGGCCGTCATGGCCGATACCGAGACGAATCGCCTGTTCGTATTCGCCCCCGGCGAGTACCAGGAACTGGCGGGCGAGATGATTCGCATGATCGATGAAGAGATCGATACCGGCGAGATCGTCCACATTATTCAGTTGGAAAATGGTGACTGCAACGCCGTGGCCCAGACCATCAACCAGATGATGCAGGGAACTGGTCGCGGCCGCAGCGCCGTGCCGCAGAAGGTCAAGGTCGTCTCGGATGCCAGCAGCAATTCGATCCTGCTCTCCGGCTTGCCGAAGGACGTGGCGGAGATCGAAAGCCTGGTCAAGGAGCTGGAAACCGCCAGCGATTCCATCCCGGAGATTCGCTACTTCACGCTTGAATACGCGCTGCCGTTTGAGGTGGCGGACGTCGTGAGCAGCATGTTCCCGTCTGGCCGTTCCGCGGCCGAGGCCGTCTCCGTGAGTGAGGACGACTACTACAACCGCGTCCTGATCACCGCCAACAAACGCAAGATGCGTCAGATTGAGAAGGTAATCGAGCAGCTCGATATGCCGCCGGAGGAATCGGAAGACAGCGGACTCCTGGCCGGTGGCAAGGAACTGCACTTCATCGAGATCTACCGCGGCGACGCGTGGGAAATCGCCTACGACGTGGCCGATTTCTTCCCGCCGGAGGATCGCGGCGGACCGCGGATCGAGTCCGACTGGTTCGGCGAATACATCACCGTGATTTGCCGTCCGGGCGAAATCGACAAGATCGAGAAGATGATTCGCCAGTTCGAGAAACGGGCCAAGCCCGAGATCGTCATGCGGGCGATCGAGTTCAAGGGCGAAGCCGACAAGCTGTTTGAATACCTCGACGCACGCCAGCTTGAATACGAACTCGATCGTGCGACCAAGAAACGGGACGAGGACGAATCGATCATCATCGACCTGCATCCCGAGCAGGCCGACGAGAACAAGAAACCGGCCAAGGAGAACGTTCGCCGGGAGAAACGCGAAGAAGAGAGTAAGCAGGTCAGCCAGGGGGGCGCCTCGCCGCAATTGTTCGGCGGCGTGGTCCTGACGGCGCTGTTTGACGATGCCCAGCAGGAGCCGGAGGCCGATGAGGCCGCCCGCAGCGCGCAAGGTTGA